A part of Olleya sp. Bg11-27 genomic DNA contains:
- the atpG gene encoding ATP synthase F1 subunit gamma: MANLKEIRNRIASVSSTMQITSAMKMVSAAKLKKAQDAITAMRPYSDKLTELLQSLSATLDEDSGSKYAEQREVNNVLIVSITSNRGLCGAFNSNIIKQTQHLISNVYSDKKVSVLAIGKKANDAFSKKGLVIGNQSTIFDDLTFNSVADIAEMLMGKFIKGEFDKIEVVYNKFKNAATQEVMTEQFLPIVPMEGEADNNSDYIFEPSKLEIVEQLIPKSLKTQLYKGIRDSFASEHGARMTAMHKATDNATELRDQLKLTYNKARQASITNEILEIVGGAEALNN, translated from the coding sequence ATGGCTAATTTAAAAGAAATACGTAACAGAATTGCTTCAGTATCTTCAACGATGCAGATTACTAGTGCCATGAAAATGGTATCTGCTGCTAAATTGAAGAAAGCTCAAGATGCTATTACAGCAATGCGTCCTTATTCAGACAAGTTGACTGAACTTTTACAAAGTTTAAGCGCAACATTGGATGAAGATTCAGGAAGTAAATATGCGGAACAACGTGAGGTTAATAATGTATTAATTGTATCCATAACTTCTAATAGAGGATTGTGTGGTGCTTTTAATTCTAATATTATTAAACAAACGCAACATTTAATTTCTAATGTGTATTCAGATAAAAAAGTATCTGTTTTGGCTATTGGAAAAAAAGCGAATGATGCGTTCTCTAAGAAAGGATTGGTAATAGGTAATCAAAGTACAATATTTGACGATCTAACTTTTAATAGTGTTGCAGACATAGCAGAAATGCTAATGGGTAAATTTATTAAAGGCGAATTCGATAAAATCGAAGTCGTTTATAATAAATTTAAAAATGCAGCAACGCAGGAAGTAATGACAGAACAGTTTTTGCCAATTGTACCTATGGAAGGTGAAGCAGATAATAATTCTGATTATATCTTTGAACCTTCTAAATTAGAAATCGTTGAGCAGTTAATACCCAAGTCTTTAAAAACACAATTATACAAAGGTATAAGAGATAGTTTTGCTTCAGAGCATGGTGCGCGTATGACAGCAATGCATAAAGCAACAGATAATGCTACGGAGTTAAGAGATCAACTTAAATTAACTTATAATAAAGCACGTCAAGCATCAATTACTAATGAGATATTAGAAATTGTTGGTGGAGCAGAAGCTTTAAACAATTAA